From Gracilimonas sp.:
TACTATTTGATCCGGGAAATCTGAATGAACAAGGGCGATTCCATACGTACCATTCACCTGATGTAGTGCTAATTGAACAGCCTTCTTCAGATCCGAAGCATCTTTTTCGAGAAAGCTTTCGATCAACTTGGTAAGTACTTCGGTATCAGTTTCCGAATAAAAGGTGTATCCCTGATCGCTTAATTTCTTTTTCAGGGTGTTATAATTCTCGATGATGCCGTTATGAACAAGAGCCAGCTTGCCGTTTTGCCCGGTATGAGGGTGTGAATTGATATCATTAGGTTCGCCATGGGTAGCCCACCGGGTATGGCCAATTCCTACGGTTCCATTCTCCGATGAGGTGATCATTTTCTCAAGAGAAGCAACTTTCCCTTTCCCTTTTTTGATCTTCAGCTCTCCGTTTATGATGGCTAATCCGGCAGAGTCATATCCCCTGTATTCGAGTCTCTTGAGCCCGTCGATAATAATTTTGCTGGCTTGTTGATCGCCAATGTACCCTACAATTCCACACATACAGTTTTAACTATTAAAAATTTTTTTTGGCTTATTTAATCCTTAAATATAATGCGAAGTTTAAAGAATGACGATTATAATTTCTTACCAATAAACACTGCTTTTATATATGGGGATTTGTTTTTTTAATGATGATCAGGTTAAAAGGTTCCAGCCACTCACCTTAACACGGCCAATGGATGACCTGAGGGTGGGCATACTTACAATTCGGAAGAAATGGATTAAGTCGCTCGAAAACAGTGAGTTTAGTCGGTTATTGCCGGATTATTTGAATGGCGTTTTTGAAAGAGGAAAGGTAGAAGGGAATGAGGAGGTACTCTGGCTCAACTCAAGAATGTTGCCCTCCCAAAGTTTCCTCGGTGCGTTGAAGGCTCTTCAAGAAGGACAAAAACTGGTGTTCAAAGGAGTAACGGTTGCTGCTAAGGTGGATGCTAAGTCCTCGGCGAAAATGTTTAGTGAAAACAGCTTTAACGACGCTGGCTTGGATACTATTGAGGTAAAAGAAGTTATTCACCTCGAGCATTTGTGGGATTTACTCTCGCTGAATTCTTATGAAATTGAAAAAGACATTCAGCTTTTGGGGTTGAAGTCAATTTCAGAAGAGAAAGAGGAGGTTCCTGAATCCGTTTATCATCCCAAAAATACATTTATAGGAAAAGATGTCCATATAGAACCGGGATGTATTTTTATAGCTGAAAAAGGGCCGGTAGTCATTCGTGATGGCGCTACTATAGAAGCCGGCAGTATTCTCAGAGGACCCGTTGTAGTTGGTGAAGGAGCAACGGTAAAAATGGCAGCGCGAATTTATGATGGAACCACTATTGGTCCGGTCTGCAAAGTGGGAGGAGAAGTCGCCGGATGTATTTTTCATTCTTACTCAAACAAAGCCCATGATGGATTTGCCGGGAATTCCATATTCGGGCAATGGGTGAACCTCGGAGCTAATACCATTACCTCAAATCTTAAGAACGACTATAAAAACATCGATGTAACCGACTGGATTACGAAGGATCTTATCCAAACGGGCCGGCAGTTTCTTGGAACGGTGATGGCTGATCATTCCAAAACAGCCATTAATACTATGCTTAATACGGGGACCATTTGTGGGGTAAGTTCAAATGTGTTTATTGATGAACTTTCCCCAAAAGTAATTGACTCATTTACCTGGCTTGGTCCAAGGGGGCCTGCTATTTATCGGTTTGAAAAGGCAATCGAAGTGATGCAGGCCATGATGAAACGTCGCGATGTTGAACTAACCGACGACTACAAGCGGATGATGAAGCATATATTTACTTCCCGCTAACTATGGCAGGTTTATTTCATCATACATGGCTTTGGTCCGGATGATGTTTCCTTCCATATTTCCAAGATATCGGCGGGATTCGAGGTATCGGCCGGTATTGTAGGCATCATAGTTGGAGGCGGTAGAATCCACACTGCTGATTCGCACCTGCCTTGAGGAATGTATAAACTGATTGTCGCCAATCCACATCCCAACATGTACTACTCTGCGGCTTCTGTTTTCGGTAGCAGGGCTGCCAAAAAACAATAAATCGCCTGGCTGCAGTTGGTCCCAGTTTTTCTCTTCGTCTACTTTCACTCCTGCGTGTACCTGCTGAGAGGCGTCTCGTGGAATAATCATGCCATTCATGAGGTATATAGTTTTAGTAAAACCACTACAATCCACGCCTTTAGTGGAGGTTCCTCCCCACAGATACGGGATGCCCATCATACTTCTGGCAGTTTGAACTAACGACTCTCGGGTAGCTTCCAGATCTTCGGTCCACTCAGAGAATGGAGTGGCTTCACTTTTCGGGATAAAGCCCTCACGTCCATCGGGGTATGAAATTCGATAATAACTTCCATTTGAACTTTCCAGCTTCAGAATGTTTCCGGCAGCCAGGTCACTTATTTTCTCCGAACTTTTAGAGGGGGAGGAGTAAGCAAATCCATAGGTATCCACGTAAATGAGCTTTTCAGCTGATTTCCATTCAAGATACTCGGACTTATTCATTCTATGCATACCGCCACTGTCTATCCAGGATAAATAATCTTCCGGTGTGCGAACGTAATACCATCCGCCATCTTTTTTCAGAACCTGAAGGGGCATTCCCAGTAAAGCCTGCGTAGCAAGCTGAGCTGAATGTCTCGGTTCGGATCTTATATTAGACACAGAATTATTGACTATGCCATAAATTTTATCCCCCAATTCAGCAGAAGGCAATACTTTAATGCTGTCTATATAGGAGATGTTAGCTTTTGCAAGGGAATCGAGCAGTGCTTGCTTAGCTTCAGCATTTGTCGTTTCTCCGGTCAGGAGAAAGGGACTTGCTCCTGAAGCCTGCACATTAAATTGATCCACTCTTGAATCAGGAACAAATGAATTTTCCACCTGGTCTATTAATCCCCGGAGGGTCTGTTGCCGGGGCCCGCTACAAGCTCCCAACAACAGAATTAAAACCAAAGCCAGTTTTAATGGATGTACTAAGTATTTCATAGATTTTGTTGACGAATTTTGCATTAATCTTGATCCCACCATAGCCTGCCATAGATAGAATTCTCTCCACCAAACTGACGCTGGATAGCCTCTTCATAATTCTCGGTGTTGTTGAGGGCTTCATCAGAGGTGTAACTCTGCCTTAAGGGGACGGCGTTACCATTTGGTTGCACCAGGTTGTCCGGGTAACCGGTTCGACGCCATTCAGCCCAGGCCTGATATCCATGCATAAACAAATGAATGTACCGCTGGGTTGAAATTTGTTCAACAGCGTTGCCCGGATCAAAGGTAATATCGGGTTGAGCCAAATAGGCTGTGGCCTGGCTGGCATCTCCGGTCCATTGGGCGATTGAGTTTTCGATGGCATCGTTATAGTTGGTTGCGGGGTCTTCGGTAGTCCAGTTTAAGGCTGCAGCCTCTGCGCGTGCAAATAGAACTTCCGCATAGGTTACCAAGTAAACGGGTGCATCCTGAGCATAAATGTCAGAGCCTAACAGAGAAAAGTCTTCAGTTCCAATGCTATCTTCTTCTCCAAACTGAAGCCCTGCATATCCGCCTCCATTTCTCACTTCATTACCGTAAACAGGCAGGCGGGGGTCATTATAAGGATTCATTAAATCAACAAGGCTAACTGTTAAAGCCCACCACTCCCGGATCGGAGGATCTACAATCTGTCCATACCAGTAGTTTTGATTATTCGCATCAGCTAAATGCTGAAACAGAAAGTTGTCCTCATTGGAGGTGAAAACACCATCATTCAACGCATCATTAAATTCAGTTTCTGCTAATGATGCGTTAACCTCTGATAGCCGCAGGGCCATCAGCAAGCGCAGGGAATTGCTGAATTTCACCCATTTCCCCATATCACCTTCGTAAATGATGTCATTGCTCAGGCTTCCGGATTCATCAATTTGATCGGCTGCTGCTTTAAGTTCAGCAAACAGATCTTCATAGATGGATTCCTGAGTGTCATAAACGGGGGTGAATTCTTCGGTACCCTGCAAGGCCTCAGAATAGGGAATATCTCCCCAGCGGTCAGTTACGTTCCAGAAAATGTAAGCTTTCAGGATTCTGGCAACGGCTTTTTGGTTTTCGGTGGTAGCTACCTCTTCTGCGGTTTTAAGGTTAACCAGTGGCCCTTGGTACCATCCGTAAAAGCTGGTTCCGCCTTCAGGATATAAAGATGCGTCCACATATTGCGTTTCGGCCAAATACTGGGCCATGTATTGCGCGTTGGGTGATGAACTCAAACCCGGCAGCGAGAGCATTGCGTTTGCTATAAGCTGAGGTGCTGCCGCATCACTGGGCTGGTTTGGATTATTATTTATGTTGTTGAATTCGACGAGATCGCAACTGCTGAAAATCGCAAATGCAATCAGTGTAATAGGTATGAATAATTTTTTCATGGTTCTCTGATTTAAAAGGTTAGTTTTACATTCAAGCCATAAGAACGGACGGTATTTAACTGTCCGGATTCGTACCAGGTAATGTCCTGGCTGCCTGATGACAACTCTGAAGGATCGAGACCCTGAGGTGCTTTTTGCCAAATCATAAGCGGGTTATTTGCAAACACGGCTACATTAATCGATTTCACAGGGATTCTGGACATAACCTTGTCCCCAAATGAATAACCGAGTTTAACCTCGCTTAGCTTGATGTAGGAAGCGTCAATTACCCAGTCCTCATATACTTCATCACCAATAAGGTCGAAGTAGTCGTGGGCATCTACATAGGCTGTAACTTCCTGTCCTGTTGAAGCAGAGATACCTTGTACTTTCACGCCGCCACCTTCACTGACGGGATCACGCACGTTGTTTCCTTTATCGTTTTTAGCTGCAGTCTGGCTGTGTAAACCTGTTCGGGTTGCAAGCATTTCTGACCGGCTGAAAAATTGTCCGCCTACCTGGAAACTGATCATAGTGGACAGACTAAAGTTTTTGTAGAAGAATAAATTCTGAAACCCACCGGTAAAATCAGGCAGTACAGACCCAAAATTGTGGGTAGCATCTGTCCAGAGTGGGAGGTTATCATCATCAAGAAGGATCATTCCCGTTTCAGAATCACGCTGGTAGGCACGCCCAACCAGGCTTCCGTAGGTTTTGCCTTCATAGGAATTCAGGTAACTGGCTGTTGAAGAGTACACCGTGGAACCATGATTATATAAATCGATGTCGGGGTGTAATTTCACAACTTCATTGGTATTGCGGCTCAGGTTAAAGGTGGAATTCCAGACAAAATCTCTTTGCTGAATGGGAGTACCGTTTAAGCTGACCTCAATCCCTTTATTCTCGATAAGTCCGGCGTTGATAATAGCCGATCCATACCCGGTTGTTCCAGATATGTTAAGTGGGATAATTTGGTTCTTGTTCTGTTGCAGGTAATAGGTAAAGTTCATTCCTACACGATCAAAGAACCGGATGTCGAAACCTGCCTCGTACGATGTAGAGAACGACGGTTTTATGTCCGGATTATTAATATTAGACGGTACATCCAAGGTATTCTGTCCATCATAAACACTGCCCACATTATAGACGGGGGTTGTCAGATAAGGACTTAAATCGGAACCGGCTTGTGCAAAGCTGGCACGGAGTTTTCCAAATGAAAGTGCCTCCAGGTCTAATAACTCACTAAATACAAAACTACCTGAGACGGAAGGGTACAGGTATGAATTGTTGTCTTTAGGAAGGGTTGAAGATTTGTCGGATCTCAGACTTAAATCAAGGAAATAGGTATCTGAGAAGCCGAGCGAAACCAAGCCGTAGGCACTTACAATTTTCTTTTGCTCCAGGTAATTAAACACATTCGGTCGATCAACCGAAGCGTTGATGTTAAAATAACCCGGTGACGTAAGTCCACCCACTGTTGATTGGGAGATGTAAGAGTAATTACGATCGTATAAGTTGGTTCCAAGCGTGGCATCCAGGGATACATTTGCCCAGCTTTTTTGGTACTGAGCCGATAACTCGTAATTCATCTCCTTGTTTTCGTACTTACCAACCGAATATCCGGGGGTAGAAGTGCCACCAAAATCGGTTTTTCCTTCAATATTCTGGATATAAATATCTCCCCGGATGTTAGCACTTACAACGAGATTGGGCATGGCTTCAAAGTGAGCGCCTACATTACCAAATACCCGGTCGCGGCTATCGGTGCTTGTATTTTCATAAGCTTCGAAGTATGGATTGGCCCAGTATAAAGGGGATTTATTGGTGATTTCTCCGGTCGAAGAACTTGGAGATCTCATATTCCAGTGCATAACCGTTCCATCGGGATATCTGTAATCTTTCAGCCTTCCCATATCAAGGTTTCTTTGAAACCATTGCCGGAAGTACCGAGACCCAAACTGAGAGCCCTGTGGAGGCCGGCGGGCTTCGTTGGTAGCGTAGTTGATATTTGCAGAAAAATCCCATTTGTCGCTGGCCTCAATATTGGCGCTTAACCCCAGGTTATTTCTGTTTAAATACGTATTGGGATAGACACCGGTGATCTTGGTATCGTTGAAGCTGAGCCTGAAATTTGTGCGCTCTTCTCCACCGGAAATGGTAACGCCATTGTCGGCGGTATAACCGGTTTCAAAAAAGTTTTGAATGTTATTGGGGTGAGCATCGAAAGGGGTAAGCTGTCCGTATTGCGGATCCTGTGGATAGAAACTGAAATATTCACGAACCAGAGTCCCATCCATTTTTGGTCCCCAGCTCTCATCCACATTAACCTGAACATACTTGTCGCCATTAGGCAATGTTCTCCATGTTTGAGACGAGCCGCCACCATACTTGTTCTGGTAACGCATAAAGTTGCCGGCTTGCTGGAAAGAAAGGTTTGAGTTGATCTGAACCTCAATACCTCCGGCTTCATTACCCTTATTGGTTGTAATCATGATGACTCCATACTGCCCTCTGATTCCATACAAAGAAGAGGCAGCCGGGCCTTTTAACACATTCACGGACTGTATGTCGTCCGGGTTGATATCCTGAGCAATGTTACCATAATCTTCACCGGCACTTCCGGCAAAATTGGCGTTCGAAATAGGCGTGCCGTCAATTACGATAAGTGGCTGTCCTTCACCATTTATTGAGTTCACTCCGCGTATTTTAATTGACTGCGTTCCGCCAAGGCTGGCTCCGGATGATCCCGTTACCTGCACACCAGCTATTTTACCTGCAAGAGATCCGATAACATTATTCTCATTGGAGTAGGTCAGGTCTTCTCCATTCACCTGCTGGGTGGCATAACCTATAGAACGTTCGGAGCGGTTAATGCCAAGTGCAGTTACTAATAGATCCTGACTTAAAGGAACCACCACCAGTGTCACATCGATTTGTGTATTTCCATTAATGGGTACTTCCTGCGTTTCATATCCTACAAATGAAAAAAGAAGGGTGTCTTGCAGGGAAGGGGCATCGAGCTCATAATTCCCATTGGGGCCGGTGGAAGTACCAATGGTTGTTCCCTTAACCCGGATGTTTACACCCGGCAAAGGTTCATTGGTTTCTGCATCTGTTACCGTACCCGAGATGGTTTCCGGTAAGGGGCTTTGGTCAGCTGACCGTTCCTCCTCAGGCAACTGTACAGCCAGGGTGTTGTCGGTTTGCCGAAACCGTAATCCTGTTTGCCTGGTTACAGTCATTAGAACTTCTTCTACCGTTGCCGTCATTCTCGGAACGGTTATGCGTTTGTTGCTCGACTCAATTACAGTCGTTTCATAAAGAAATTTAAAAGCTGTTTGCTGCTCTATTTCTTTAAAAACTTGCTGAATCGTTGCCCGCTCAAATTCAACGGTTACATCTACTTCACTAACACTTTGAGCCGAAGTTGTTCCGGCCATCAATGCTGTTGCGGTTATGAAACTGAATATAAATCCCCAAATAGTACAGAAAGACATATAAAGGATTGTTCTGAAGGTTATTATTTTCATAGATTACCAATGTTAATGGGCATAAGATGCCTGTTAAAATTAGAGGTCCGTTTTAATCCGATGCGCGAACATGAGTGATTAATTCGGGCCTTTTTTTGTATAAATCCTACTCGGCAGCTTGTATCGTCACAACCTGCTCTTCAATGGTGTATTCTATTCCTAAAATAAATTGAATAGACTGTAATACTCGTTCAAGGCTCATATTCTTATGTTCTCCTTTGAGCTTAGCATCCTGAAGCTGTTCGCCTTGTAAAATTATATCTACTCCGTACCACCTCTCCAGCATTTTAGCTACTTCAGAAAAAGGCTTATCATTAAAAATCAAAACCTGGTCTTTCCAGGCAATCTGTTCCCAGATATTTCCTTCACCTTGTTCAAAAAATTCTCCGCTTTGGTGATAGGTGGCCCACTGGTTTTCCCCAAGAATAATGGGTTGTTCGGGTGCACTACCTTCATTTTCATTTGGCTTGCCGGAAACCCCCACCTTACCTTCAATTACAGTGACTTGAATTTTCTCATCGTTACTGTAGGCCTTAATGTTAAAAGACGTGCCTAAAACCCGTGTTGTGGTATTTCCCACATGCACGATGAAAGGGCGGTTTTTGTCCGGGGCGATATCAAAAAAGGCTTCTCCTTCCAGGTAAACCTCTCTTGTTTGCGGGCTAAACTGTTCAGGGTAGCGGAGGGTGCTGCCGCCATTCAATGTAATTACCGAGCCGTCATTAAACCGGAAAGTGGAGGTTTGCCCATAAGATAGCTGCCGTTCATGTAATTCTGCAAAGTGGGATGCTTTGGAGGAATTGGAGGACTTACTTATCTGAAATGTGAAAACGAGGGCGATGGATACCACAGCAACCAACGCAAGACTCTTAACAACCAAAGATGTTTTTTGAAAGCTGGTAGAAGTAGTCTCCTGCTGTTCTTTTACTTTAGTAGGGGCTGATTTGGAAAAATAACGGGCAGCTATTAAATCTGATTCAACTTGCCGAAATAATTTTTTCTTGGATTGCTCTTTATTGATCGGAGTATGGCTGGCTTTGTTTAGTTTTTCTAAAACCTGCTCTAAAACCTCAACATTACCGGGAGACTGGGCCAACCATTGCTCAACGAAATCAAGCTCTTTTGGAGTACATATCCCCAAAAGGTAATTCACTAATAACTGATCTTCCGGTGCTTTTCTCATAGGATTTAATTGTTGCCTTTATTACTAATATCCAAAAATCAGGGGCTACCCTTATTTAAAATTTATATTCTAATAAAAGGGCCTCTTGAGCGCGTTGTGGCGGGAATATTTTTACAGGTACCGGAAATCTTTCAGTTCTTCCCGGAGAATTTTGAGCGCATGACTGATCTGCCCTTCCACTGTTTTAGGGGAAATATTCATCGTCTTGGCAATCTCCTTATAGTTCAGCCCTTCCTCTCGGCTGAGTAAATAGGCTTGTTGAGCACGTTCAGGTATTTTGGAGAGTGCAGTTTGGTAGGCGTCATCAAAATTGGGAGGATTGATTACGGGCTCTTTGGGCGGATGGGTTTTGGTCAAATCAAGGATGTGATTCTGAAGCCAGCTGTCGTATTTCTTCTGATTTCGCAGCTGCTTAAGGGCGTGGTTTCGTGCCGTTTTTATGATGTATCCCTTTACCGACGGGTGGTCGGGGTCGATATTATCCCGGGCTTCCCAGATTTTAAGAAAAACTTCCTGGGTCCAGTCTTCCAACTCTCTTGGGCACGATGTGTAATATGATAAGAAGGAAACAATATCATCGAAATATTGCTCAAAAAAGAGTTCAAACTTTTTCCTTCCTAACATGCTTGATCTGTAACCTTATGAGGGCTATGGCTTTATAATTTTATCTGATTTAAAATGTGAAATCAGGTCTAAAAATCATAATAATAATTTAATGGGGATAGCGCAGCTGATATGATGTAAACGAAAGTTAATTTATTACATCGGCGTGGGTTTAATCAGAAAAGATTTATTGTTTCGGAGAGCAATCTTTTAGGAGAGGCTTTTAAAAAATCCTTTTCGTAGTTATATAAGTTTCCCTCCAGTAAGGATGATCCAACCCGGAAACTTTCACCCCATTCGTTGTTGATGCATGCAGAAATTCATCCCGGTTAATCATTACTCCTACGTGATAGGTTGTTCTCCCGGTTTTGAAAAAGACCAAATCCCCCGTTAGAACCTGTGATTTTTTCACTTCTTTGCCGGCCTGCAATTGCTCGCGGGTGGTTCGGGGTATCTGCATCCCAAAATAATCTTCAAACACTACCTGCATGAAAGCAGAGCAATCGATTCCATCGTAGCCTGAACCTCCTAACAGATATGGGGTTCCTTTCCAGTCGTTGTAGGCGAGCTCTAAAAATTCCTGCTTCTCCTGAACGGAGGGCGGCATGGAAGATTCAACAAAGGTGCCGGACTCTTTACCGGATCTTGTGTCATTTTCGTCAGCGTCAGAAGGAGAGGAAGCCGATGGATTTTTTGGTGAGTTCTCTTCCCAAGGAATAGTGCCCCTTTCTACCGTTCCACAACCCGCAAACAGAAATAAAGCCAAACCAATAAGTGTACCCTTTGTCATAGCCGGATGATTTTTATTCTCGTCTGTAAATATAATGGGATATGCTTACTTTTAAATATCGAATTCTGATTTTCAGAAAACCAATCACAACACAATGAATCTATTAGTCAATATTGATCATGTAGCTACTCTTCGGAATGCGCGGGGTGAAGGATATCCCGACCCTATTGAAGCAGCAGAGGTTTGTGAAAAAGCAGGCGCTTCGGGCATCGTATTTCATTTAAGGGGAGACCGACGCCATATTCGGGATGAAGATGTTTACCGGTTGAAAGAATCAGTTCGCGGCACCCTGGATTTTGAAATGGCTGCCTCAGATGAAATGATTGATATCTGCACTGACATTGCACCTCATTTATGTACTCTTGTGCCGGAAGGAAGGGAAGAGCTGACTACCGAAGGCGGATTGAAAATGAAATCGGTATTCGATGATTACAAAAACCGGGTATTCCCAAAGCTGAAAGAAACGAACATTGAAATCAGCCTTTTTCTGGATCCCAATCCCGAGGATATTGAATTGGCAGCAGAACTGGGAGCTGATGCCATCGAATTACATACCGGAACTTTTGCCAATGCGGATCCTCAAAAACGCAGGCACGAACTTACAAGGTTGAGAAAAGGTGCCAAGCTGATAAACGAGTTAGGAATGAAAGTAAACGCCGGACATGGCTTGAACCTTGACAACCTACCTGATTTACTGGAAACGGTACCGCATTTGCATGATGTAAGCATTGGTCACGCACTGATCAGTAAATCCGTTTATTGGGGGTTGGAAAAAACCGTGAAGGCGTATTTAGAGATTATGGAGGATTATGCCTGAACGTACCCCATGGTGTAATTCTGCAATTTGAAAACCTCTGCCAAACATATCGCCGATCGTATCCGGTTGATGATTGCCACCAAGCAGTTTCAGGTGGGAGAAATGCTACCTTCAACCCGGGAACTCGGGCAACAGCTGGAAGCCAGTTTTCATACCGTAAGAAAGGCCTATCACATACTTGAAGAAGAAGGGCTGATACTGGGAGAGCAGGGACGCGGATTCACCGTAAAAAATCAAACAACCCTGCTGGATAAATCTGCACGGCTGGAAGTAGGGGGAGAAAAGATTCAGGCTCTGGTAGAGGAGCTTGTGGGATATGGACTGGATGAATCAGAGATAGAATTACTTTTCCAGGAACAGCTGGGTTTTATGGAATGGCCCGATCGCATTCAAACCTGTGCAAGTGTGGGAGAGAACCATGAGCTGGGTAAAATGCTTTCGGACGCAATCAAAAAACAGGTAGGCGTTAAAAGTCAGGTTATTGATGTGGATGAATATGAGAGTGCGGCAAAATATGATGCTTTATTTGTGCCCATTCACCTGATGAGCAATTTCAGAAGTCTCCGGGAAAGCCTGCTCATAATCCCCATTGTGTATGATTATGACCCTGATATTTTACTCTCCATGGTTGACCGTGCGGCAATTGCAACGATCGGCTTGGTGACGGGCAGCGAGGAGACCATACCCAAGATTATTGATGAACTGAAACGGTCGATTCATTTTGAAGGCTCGTTTGTCGCAGGAACCATCTATGGAAAATCTTTACCGCTTTTTGTTCGCGAATCAGACCTTATCTTATACACCCCTGAAAGTGCCCGGCTGGTGGAACAGAAAGTGCCGGAGCGAAGCCGGTTGCGGCTCGAATATTTGTTGTCTGAAAAAAGCTCCGAAATGATTCGGGCTGAACTCTGGGATCAATAGGAAATTTTAAATTTGAAATGCTAAATGTTGAATTACATGTGGTACTAATTCAACATTTAGCATTTAACATTCATCATTACATTGATAAAAAAAGTTATTACACAGGCTCTGGAAGCCATTGCCAAAGAAATT
This genomic window contains:
- a CDS encoding sigma-70 family RNA polymerase sigma factor; its protein translation is MLGRKKFELFFEQYFDDIVSFLSYYTSCPRELEDWTQEVFLKIWEARDNIDPDHPSVKGYIIKTARNHALKQLRNQKKYDSWLQNHILDLTKTHPPKEPVINPPNFDDAYQTALSKIPERAQQAYLLSREEGLNYKEIAKTMNISPKTVEGQISHALKILREELKDFRYL
- a CDS encoding SusC/RagA family TonB-linked outer membrane protein, with the translated sequence MSFCTIWGFIFSFITATALMAGTTSAQSVSEVDVTVEFERATIQQVFKEIEQQTAFKFLYETTVIESSNKRITVPRMTATVEEVLMTVTRQTGLRFRQTDNTLAVQLPEEERSADQSPLPETISGTVTDAETNEPLPGVNIRVKGTTIGTSTGPNGNYELDAPSLQDTLLFSFVGYETQEVPINGNTQIDVTLVVVPLSQDLLVTALGINRSERSIGYATQQVNGEDLTYSNENNVIGSLAGKIAGVQVTGSSGASLGGTQSIKIRGVNSINGEGQPLIVIDGTPISNANFAGSAGEDYGNIAQDINPDDIQSVNVLKGPAASSLYGIRGQYGVIMITTNKGNEAGGIEVQINSNLSFQQAGNFMRYQNKYGGGSSQTWRTLPNGDKYVQVNVDESWGPKMDGTLVREYFSFYPQDPQYGQLTPFDAHPNNIQNFFETGYTADNGVTISGGEERTNFRLSFNDTKITGVYPNTYLNRNNLGLSANIEASDKWDFSANINYATNEARRPPQGSQFGSRYFRQWFQRNLDMGRLKDYRYPDGTVMHWNMRSPSSSTGEITNKSPLYWANPYFEAYENTSTDSRDRVFGNVGAHFEAMPNLVVSANIRGDIYIQNIEGKTDFGGTSTPGYSVGKYENKEMNYELSAQYQKSWANVSLDATLGTNLYDRNYSYISQSTVGGLTSPGYFNINASVDRPNVFNYLEQKKIVSAYGLVSLGFSDTYFLDLSLRSDKSSTLPKDNNSYLYPSVSGSFVFSELLDLEALSFGKLRASFAQAGSDLSPYLTTPVYNVGSVYDGQNTLDVPSNINNPDIKPSFSTSYEAGFDIRFFDRVGMNFTYYLQQNKNQIIPLNISGTTGYGSAIINAGLIENKGIEVSLNGTPIQQRDFVWNSTFNLSRNTNEVVKLHPDIDLYNHGSTVYSSTASYLNSYEGKTYGSLVGRAYQRDSETGMILLDDDNLPLWTDATHNFGSVLPDFTGGFQNLFFYKNFSLSTMISFQVGGQFFSRSEMLATRTGLHSQTAAKNDKGNNVRDPVSEGGGVKVQGISASTGQEVTAYVDAHDYFDLIGDEVYEDWVIDASYIKLSEVKLGYSFGDKVMSRIPVKSINVAVFANNPLMIWQKAPQGLDPSELSSGSQDITWYESGQLNTVRSYGLNVKLTF
- a CDS encoding putative sugar nucleotidyl transferase, with protein sequence MGICFFNDDQVKRFQPLTLTRPMDDLRVGILTIRKKWIKSLENSEFSRLLPDYLNGVFERGKVEGNEEVLWLNSRMLPSQSFLGALKALQEGQKLVFKGVTVAAKVDAKSSAKMFSENSFNDAGLDTIEVKEVIHLEHLWDLLSLNSYEIEKDIQLLGLKSISEEKEEVPESVYHPKNTFIGKDVHIEPGCIFIAEKGPVVIRDGATIEAGSILRGPVVVGEGATVKMAARIYDGTTIGPVCKVGGEVAGCIFHSYSNKAHDGFAGNSIFGQWVNLGANTITSNLKNDYKNIDVTDWITKDLIQTGRQFLGTVMADHSKTAINTMLNTGTICGVSSNVFIDELSPKVIDSFTWLGPRGPAIYRFEKAIEVMQAMMKRRDVELTDDYKRMMKHIFTSR
- a CDS encoding FecR domain-containing protein, with translation MRKAPEDQLLVNYLLGICTPKELDFVEQWLAQSPGNVEVLEQVLEKLNKASHTPINKEQSKKKLFRQVESDLIAARYFSKSAPTKVKEQQETTSTSFQKTSLVVKSLALVAVVSIALVFTFQISKSSNSSKASHFAELHERQLSYGQTSTFRFNDGSVITLNGGSTLRYPEQFSPQTREVYLEGEAFFDIAPDKNRPFIVHVGNTTTRVLGTSFNIKAYSNDEKIQVTVIEGKVGVSGKPNENEGSAPEQPIILGENQWATYHQSGEFFEQGEGNIWEQIAWKDQVLIFNDKPFSEVAKMLERWYGVDIILQGEQLQDAKLKGEHKNMSLERVLQSIQFILGIEYTIEEQVVTIQAAE
- a CDS encoding SusD/RagB family nutrient-binding outer membrane lipoprotein, which gives rise to MKKLFIPITLIAFAIFSSCDLVEFNNINNNPNQPSDAAAPQLIANAMLSLPGLSSSPNAQYMAQYLAETQYVDASLYPEGGTSFYGWYQGPLVNLKTAEEVATTENQKAVARILKAYIFWNVTDRWGDIPYSEALQGTEEFTPVYDTQESIYEDLFAELKAAADQIDESGSLSNDIIYEGDMGKWVKFSNSLRLLMALRLSEVNASLAETEFNDALNDGVFTSNEDNFLFQHLADANNQNYWYGQIVDPPIREWWALTVSLVDLMNPYNDPRLPVYGNEVRNGGGYAGLQFGEEDSIGTEDFSLLGSDIYAQDAPVYLVTYAEVLFARAEAAALNWTTEDPATNYNDAIENSIAQWTGDASQATAYLAQPDITFDPGNAVEQISTQRYIHLFMHGYQAWAEWRRTGYPDNLVQPNGNAVPLRQSYTSDEALNNTENYEEAIQRQFGGENSIYGRLWWDQD
- a CDS encoding NlpC/P60 family protein; this translates as MTKGTLIGLALFLFAGCGTVERGTIPWEENSPKNPSASSPSDADENDTRSGKESGTFVESSMPPSVQEKQEFLELAYNDWKGTPYLLGGSGYDGIDCSAFMQVVFEDYFGMQIPRTTREQLQAGKEVKKSQVLTGDLVFFKTGRTTYHVGVMINRDEFLHASTTNGVKVSGLDHPYWRETYITTKRIF
- a CDS encoding NlpC/P60 family protein, with protein sequence MKYLVHPLKLALVLILLLGACSGPRQQTLRGLIDQVENSFVPDSRVDQFNVQASGASPFLLTGETTNAEAKQALLDSLAKANISYIDSIKVLPSAELGDKIYGIVNNSVSNIRSEPRHSAQLATQALLGMPLQVLKKDGGWYYVRTPEDYLSWIDSGGMHRMNKSEYLEWKSAEKLIYVDTYGFAYSSPSKSSEKISDLAAGNILKLESSNGSYYRISYPDGREGFIPKSEATPFSEWTEDLEATRESLVQTARSMMGIPYLWGGTSTKGVDCSGFTKTIYLMNGMIIPRDASQQVHAGVKVDEEKNWDQLQPGDLLFFGSPATENRSRRVVHVGMWIGDNQFIHSSRQVRISSVDSTASNYDAYNTGRYLESRRYLGNMEGNIIRTKAMYDEINLP